Below is a window of Brachyspira hampsonii DNA.
TTTCTGAAGCAACAACTGCAAACCCTTTACCTTGTTCACTGGCTCTGGCAGCTTCTACAGCAGCATTCAAAGAAAGTATATTAGTTTGAAATGCTATAGATTGTATAAGCTTTATTATATCTGATATCTCTTTACTAGACTGAGATATATCTGCCATATTATTAGAAATCTGTGTTACAGCATCAACTCCAACTCTTGTAGAATCAGCTACTTTATTACTCATATCTTTTACATCATTAGTATGCTTAGATGTTTCAGATATAGAAGAAAAAAGACTTTCTATAGCACCGCTTATCTGTTCTATGGCAGCAGCCTGAGAAGATGTTCTGTCTGATAAGTTATCTATGCCATTGGATATTTGACCGCTTGAATTATTTATAGAAGCCATATTCATTTTTATTTCTGATACTATCGATGATATTTTGTTTTGCATATCATTGACCGAATTAACCAAATGTCCTGATTCATCTTTTAAATGCAAATCTTCTTTATCAAATACACTATTAAAGTTGCCTTCTTTCATTAAATCTATAATCTTTATTGTGTTCTTTAATGGTTTTACTATTTTATAAACTAAAAATCCTTCAAGCAATAAAAGAAAAATCATAACAATAAATATTACAAACATCAATATCATAAATTGATTATTTAATTCTCTGGCATCTCCTTTGAATATTAATATCCATGGAGCATTATCTGTTTTTTGTACGGCATACCATTGATTGCCCACAATTTTTACTTCTCCTACATGTGATATGAGATTTCCTTTAAAAGAACTAAAAAGCGGATCTTTAAATAAATTATTATTTTCATTTAAAATATAATCATTATTTTCATGCGTCATATATATTCCATCAGCAGATACTATATAAAAACTTTCATCAAAATTTTCTTTTATATCTTTCATAATGCTATTCATATTGGCAAAGTCTATGGCAAATACACCCTTTAATTTTCCATTTGTATATACAGCTTTACTGAATGTAACAGTAAGTTCATTAACAGCAAAGTCTATATATGGATCACTTATTGCTATATCATTTGTAGCTACTGCATCATTATACCAAGGTCTTGAAGTTTGATTATATGTACGCGGATATTCTTCTAAAGTGTTTATATATATTCCGCCTTCTGAATATGGTACAGTATCACCAAAATACATATTTAAATAACCTGAGCCTGTTTTCTGAACATTTGTTATAAAATCACCGAATGTTTCTAAACTTGGATTTGCTTCTAAATTATTAACTATCAAATTAACTGTGTTTTTTATTTCTTTTACATACGCTTCTGTTTCATTTTTTGAGTTTAAAGTTTGAAAATATTTTTCTTTTAAAAATTTTGATTTATATATTGGTTTGTATATAAATAATATCGCTAAAAATGCTGCAAATAGGAATACAGAAAAAATACTCAAAAATTTGAACATTAATCCTCTTTTCATTAATTTCTCCAAAGTTTACTTTTTATTATCTTTTTATAAGATTAAATATAATAAAAAATACAATTTTTTTTAGAAAAAAATAAAAAAAAATTTATTTTTATGATTTCTAAAATTCATATTATACTATTACTTTTAAACGCACGCAAAATAAAACTAAAAATATAGATTTCTTTGTAATTCAAATTTTATTATATTTTTAATTTGGTTTACCGTGCGTTAAATGATTTTTTAAATCTAATCATCACTAGGGCGGGGGCTAGCAAATTCTAATTGGGCTATAAAGATAGTAAATATTAAAATCCAAAGTAAAGCAGTAAATTTTAAAGGGAGGGGTATGTAGATAAAGTTTTAAAACTTATTTTTCACTCCCCACCCTCTAGGATTATGACTTTAATTTGTAATTATTGTTTTTCATTTCTTTTTTATTTTACCTGTTATTTTTGCTGCCCACCCAAGATTTTTTTTAAATTTATAGCGTATTCACCGCACGCAAAGTAAAATTAAAAATATAGATTTATTTGTAATTCAAATTTTATTACATTGTTAATTTAGTTACCGTGCGTTAAATGATTTTTTAATCTCTAATCCTCGCTAGGGCGAGTACTAACAAATTCTAATTAGGCTATAAAGATAGTAAATATTAAAATCCAAAGTAAGGCTGTAAATTTTGAAGGTCTAGTTTTTAAATTAAAGTTTAAAAGTTATTTTTTATCAACTTTTCCCGCAGCAAAAGTTGCAAAAGTGCTAATTTTTTATAATATGATTTTATAAATTATTATTAAATAAATTCTTAAATTTACTCAACACTTTTGTAAATACTATAATTTCTAATTAAGTTATAAAGATAATCAATATAAAAATCCAAAGTAAAGCTATAAATTTTAAAGGGAGGGGTATGTAGATAAAGTTTTAAAACTTATTTTTCACTCCCCCACCCTATAGGATTATGACTTTAATTTGTCATTATT
It encodes the following:
- a CDS encoding methyl-accepting chemotaxis protein, which encodes MKRGLMFKFLSIFSVFLFAAFLAILFIYKPIYKSKFLKEKYFQTLNSKNETEAYVKEIKNTVNLIVNNLEANPSLETFGDFITNVQKTGSGYLNMYFGDTVPYSEGGIYINTLEEYPRTYNQTSRPWYNDAVATNDIAISDPYIDFAVNELTVTFSKAVYTNGKLKGVFAIDFANMNSIMKDIKENFDESFYIVSADGIYMTHENNDYILNENNNLFKDPLFSSFKGNLISHVGEVKIVGNQWYAVQKTDNAPWILIFKGDARELNNQFMILMFVIFIVMIFLLLLEGFLVYKIVKPLKNTIKIIDLMKEGNFNSVFDKEDLHLKDESGHLVNSVNDMQNKISSIVSEIKMNMASINNSSGQISNGIDNLSDRTSSQAAAIEQISGAIESLFSSISETSKHTNDVKDMSNKVADSTRVGVDAVTQISNNMADISQSSKEISDIIKLIQSIAFQTNILSLNAAVEAARASEQGKGFAVVASEIRSLAQNVNDAAGKITNIIENTVAKIETGDESVKHSLEILLNIEASANEVSEVLNNLYNAVSEEEGSVKEIALAMNELNNITHENSALVHNSSILGKEVANNTERVYSELEYFKLHKIG